One genomic window of Diospyros lotus cultivar Yz01 chromosome 8, ASM1463336v1, whole genome shotgun sequence includes the following:
- the LOC127808712 gene encoding leucine-rich repeat extensin-like protein 3, translated as MAEKKVTIMVLKVDLQCPSCYKKVKKLLCKYPQIRSQIFDEKQNTVTITVVCCSPEKIRDKLYCKGGKTIKCIQILEPPKPPNPKSDPPPPKKDPAPKVDPPPAPKVDPPKVDPPKKDPAPPPAPAPKVDPPKKDPPPKVDPPPPKVDPPPPAKRVDPPPLLPPAPAPVPVRVCCGSCYEGRTGGPCYHGYGRPVPCYDGDYGYGGGRVCYVSRCDDYFSDENATGCTIM; from the exons ATGGCTGAGAAGAAG GTTACGATAATGGTGCTTAAGGTTGATCTTCAGTGCCCCAGCTGCTACAAGAAGGTCAAGAAATTGCTCTGCAAATACCCTC AAATACGAAGCCAGATCTTCGATGAGAAGCAAAATACGGTGACGATCACCGTCGTATGCTGCAGCCCCGAGAAGATTCGCGATAAGTTGTACTGCAAGGGTGGCAAGACCATCAAGTGCATCCAGATCCTGGAGCCTCCCAAGCCTCCCAATCCCAAGTCAGATCCTCCTCCTCCCAAGAAAGATCCTGCTCCCAAGGTAGATCCCCCTCCTGCTCCCAAGGTAGATCCTCCTAAGGTAGATCCTCCGAAGAAAGATCCTGCTCCCCCTCCTGCTCCTGCTCCCAAGGTAGATCCTCCCAAGAAAGATCCCCCTCCCAAGGTAGATCCTCCCCCTCCCAAGGTGGATCCTCCTCCTCCTGCAAAGAGGGTAGATCCTCCACCTCTACTGCCTCCAGCCCCAGCCCCAGTCCCCGTAAGGGTATGTTGTGGGTCGTGTTATGAAGGGCGAACAGGGGGCCCATGCTATCATGGGTACGGAAGACCCGTGCCATGCTACGATGGCGATTATGGTTATGGTGGTGGCAGGGTGTGTTATGTGAGTCGTTGCGACGACTACTTCAGCGACGAAAATGCCACGGGTTGCACAATCATGTGA